A portion of the uncultured Methanobrevibacter sp. genome contains these proteins:
- a CDS encoding AbrB/MazE/SpoVT family DNA-binding domain-containing protein: protein MVLATSKTYGNYQTSIPKEIRKKFNINRDHVIEWDVQDGKPEINFRKKKT, encoded by the coding sequence ATGGTTCTAGCTACTTCTAAAACATACGGAAATTATCAAACAAGCATTCCAAAAGAAATAAGAAAAAAATTCAATATCAATAGGGATCATGTTATTGAATGGGATGTCCAGGATGGAAAACCTGAAATAAACTTCAGAAAGAAAAAAACATAA
- a CDS encoding transglutaminase domain-containing protein — protein sequence MNIKGLNILMFLLIFLMLVPVAFASDTNSTDIDRNQYDENMKLLDPVDEDFTYIDSSIYEMEYESQQTKSSTIQSSDLTKYYRNSSQFKATFFNSNHQPLVNSDITFKINGQSYTRTTNSNGVASININLRPGVYYITSINTFDDSSVINKITVLSTIISNNLVKYYKNDSSYGVTILNGAGQPMANTDVKFNINGVIYTRTTNSNGRATLAINLNPGKYTITTTNTNDGLEMSNTVTVLSTIVGNIMVKFKSESKAFEAKILNGQGNPKTNVQVQFNINGVVYTRTTDSNGIAKININLNPNIYTITVMENGLNLGYSIYVYHDMVHSYSNPILIPITKYIQKGGVYEVKLAEDNGLPIPNKNIRLTINSATYTSTTNKQGIAKFTLNLNPGTYTVKSSYGSLEKTRTLTINAANNGLETIINPLNTTLWTNDVFKVQLKNKKTNANLANQNIIFYVNGVEYTRTTDSNGIASITIRFQNPNIYPITASFAGTSIGTLYKPTNVYKLFYIANNVYDLNYENYTFHTNYGNYSFSESDWINPTKYLQMAGYSTSNIIADVNNDYIVKLSNYLTCYNDKLENVISVNSYVSSINYEFYKGTSKSALNTLLSFGGNCVDQTNVFVSLSRIAGYGSRYLSLENNNGGGHEIGQILVDGIWITVDNSAATSNNGVYTKMSECRYIGNKNYLPQNNYHITACVIVIYSNSEGISFSLDKNRDSSLLNKNCLMEQIIPDLINLKI from the coding sequence ATGAATATTAAAGGATTAAATATATTAATGTTTCTTTTGATATTTTTGATGTTGGTTCCTGTAGCTTTTGCTTCAGATACTAATTCAACAGATATTGATCGAAATCAGTATGATGAAAATATGAAATTGTTAGATCCTGTTGATGAAGATTTTACTTATATAGACTCTAGTATTTATGAAATGGAGTATGAATCTCAACAAACCAAAAGTTCTACTATTCAAAGTAGTGACTTGACTAAATATTATAGAAACTCATCCCAATTTAAAGCCACTTTTTTTAATTCTAACCACCAGCCATTAGTTAATAGTGATATTACTTTTAAAATCAATGGACAATCTTATACTCGTACAACAAATAGTAATGGTGTTGCAAGTATTAATATTAATTTACGTCCTGGTGTTTATTACATTACTTCCATTAATACATTTGATGATTCAAGTGTAATTAATAAAATCACAGTATTATCCACTATAATAAGTAATAATCTAGTTAAATACTATAAAAATGATAGTTCATATGGTGTCACTATTTTAAATGGTGCTGGTCAGCCAATGGCTAATACTGATGTTAAATTTAATATTAATGGTGTTATTTATACTCGTACTACTAATTCTAATGGTCGTGCTACACTTGCTATTAATTTAAACCCTGGAAAATACACTATAACAACCACCAACACCAATGATGGGTTGGAAATGAGTAATACTGTAACGGTTTTATCTACTATTGTTGGTAATATTATGGTTAAGTTCAAAAGTGAGTCTAAAGCATTTGAAGCTAAAATATTAAACGGACAAGGTAATCCCAAAACCAATGTTCAGGTGCAGTTTAATATTAATGGTGTAGTTTACACTAGAACAACTGACAGTAATGGAATAGCAAAGATAAATATTAATTTAAATCCTAACATTTATACTATAACAGTTATGGAAAATGGTTTAAATTTAGGTTACTCGATTTATGTTTATCATGATATGGTTCACAGTTATAGTAATCCTATTTTAATTCCAATTACTAAATATATTCAAAAAGGAGGAGTTTATGAGGTTAAATTAGCTGAAGACAATGGATTACCTATACCTAATAAAAATATACGTTTAACTATAAATTCAGCTACATATACTTCAACAACCAATAAACAAGGAATAGCTAAATTCACATTAAACCTAAATCCTGGAACATATACAGTTAAATCAAGTTATGGAAGTCTGGAAAAAACAAGAACACTAACAATCAACGCAGCAAACAACGGATTAGAAACTATAATAAATCCATTAAACACAACATTGTGGACTAATGATGTATTTAAAGTACAGTTAAAAAATAAAAAAACTAATGCTAATTTAGCTAATCAAAATATAATATTTTACGTAAATGGTGTGGAATACACACGGACAACTGACAGTAATGGAATTGCAAGTATCACCATACGTTTCCAAAACCCTAACATTTATCCTATAACTGCTAGCTTCGCAGGAACTAGTATAGGAACATTATATAAACCAACAAATGTATACAAACTATTTTACATAGCAAACAATGTTTATGATTTAAATTATGAAAATTATACTTTTCATACGAATTATGGAAATTACTCATTTTCAGAAAGTGATTGGATTAATCCTACAAAATATTTACAAATGGCAGGATATTCTACAAGTAATATTATTGCAGATGTGAATAATGATTATATTGTTAAATTATCTAATTATTTAACATGTTATAATGATAAGTTAGAAAATGTAATTTCTGTTAATTCATATGTTTCTTCAATAAATTATGAATTTTACAAAGGCACCAGTAAAAGTGCTTTAAACACACTTTTATCATTTGGTGGAAATTGTGTTGACCAAACTAATGTATTTGTATCACTATCAAGAATTGCAGGATATGGATCAAGATATCTTTCACTAGAGAATAATAATGGTGGAGGTCATGAAATTGGTCAAATATTAGTTGATGGAATATGGATAACTGTTGATAACTCTGCTGCAACATCAAATAATGGAGTATACACAAAAATGTCAGAATGTAGGTATATAGGAAACAAAAATTATCTTCCTCAAAATAATTACCACATAACAGCATGTGTCATTGTTATATATTCAAATAGTGAGGGAATAAGCTTTTCGTTGGATAAAAATAGAGATTCATCGTTATTAAATAAAAATTGTCTAATGGAACAAATAATTCCAGATTTAATAAACTTGAAAATATGA